One window of Stenotrophomonas indicatrix genomic DNA carries:
- the purF gene encoding amidophosphoribosyltransferase yields MCGIVGIVGNQNVAGQLYDGLTVLQHRGQDAAGIATVNGSRLRVQKATGLVRDVFDARTMSTLEGSVGIAHVRYPTAGSEGMDEAQPFYVNSPYGIALAHNGNLINTEDLRQQVFEQDRRNVNTDSDSEVLLNVFAYELEQQRQLSPEAAIRAVAGVHRRCKGGYAVVSVVLGLGLVAFRDPHGIRPLVLGKRSHAEGDEYIVASESAALDVLGFQRVRDVQPGEALVITARGELFSEICAEPAEHTPCIFEYVYFARPDSMIDNVSVHKARMRMGIKLGEKILRLRPDHDIDTIIPIPDTSRDAALEISNVLGVKYREGFIKNRYIGRTFIMPGQGERVKSVRRKLNPIHLEFRNRVVLLVDDSIVRGTTSQQIVQMARDAGARKVYLASAAPPVRYPNIYGIDMPAAEELVAHNRSIEEIEAHLGCDWLIYQDIEDMEAAVSEGNPALRNFDSSCFNGHYPTGIEPGYFERIQQLRSDDAKHKRRA; encoded by the coding sequence CCTGCGGGTACAGAAGGCCACCGGCCTGGTCCGCGATGTCTTCGATGCACGCACCATGTCCACCCTGGAAGGCAGCGTCGGCATCGCCCATGTGCGCTACCCGACCGCCGGTTCGGAAGGCATGGACGAGGCACAGCCGTTCTACGTCAATTCGCCGTACGGCATCGCGCTGGCCCACAACGGCAACCTGATCAACACCGAGGACCTGCGCCAGCAGGTGTTCGAGCAGGATCGCCGCAACGTCAATACCGATTCGGACAGCGAAGTGCTGTTGAACGTGTTCGCCTATGAACTGGAACAGCAGCGCCAGCTCAGCCCGGAAGCCGCCATCCGCGCGGTGGCCGGTGTGCACCGCCGCTGCAAGGGCGGCTATGCGGTGGTCAGCGTGGTGCTGGGCCTGGGCCTGGTCGCTTTCCGCGATCCGCATGGCATCCGCCCGCTGGTGCTGGGCAAGCGCAGCCACGCCGAGGGTGACGAATACATCGTGGCCTCCGAGTCGGCCGCGCTGGACGTGCTGGGCTTCCAGCGCGTGCGTGACGTGCAGCCGGGCGAAGCGCTGGTGATCACCGCGCGCGGTGAGCTGTTCTCGGAAATCTGCGCCGAGCCGGCCGAACACACCCCGTGCATCTTCGAGTACGTGTACTTCGCACGCCCCGATTCGATGATCGACAACGTGTCGGTGCACAAGGCGCGCATGCGCATGGGCATCAAGCTGGGCGAGAAGATCCTGCGCCTGCGCCCGGACCACGACATCGACACCATCATCCCGATCCCGGACACCTCGCGCGATGCCGCGCTGGAGATCTCCAACGTGCTCGGGGTGAAGTACCGCGAAGGCTTCATCAAGAACCGTTACATCGGCCGCACGTTCATCATGCCGGGCCAGGGCGAACGGGTGAAATCGGTGCGCCGCAAGCTCAACCCGATCCACCTGGAGTTCCGCAACCGCGTGGTGCTGCTGGTGGACGACTCGATCGTGCGCGGCACCACCAGCCAGCAGATCGTGCAGATGGCGCGTGACGCCGGCGCACGCAAGGTCTACCTGGCCAGCGCCGCGCCGCCGGTGCGTTACCCGAACATCTACGGCATCGACATGCCGGCCGCTGAAGAACTGGTCGCGCACAACCGCAGCATCGAGGAAATCGAAGCGCACCTGGGCTGCGACTGGCTGATCTACCAGGACATCGAAGACATGGAAGCGGCGGTGAGCGAAGGCAATCCGGCGCTGCGCAACTTCGATTCCTCGTGCTTCAACGGCCATTACCCGACGGGCATCGAGCCGGGGTACTTCGAGCGCATCCAGCAGCTGCGTTCGGACGACGCCAAGCACAAGCGCCGCGCCTGA
- a CDS encoding ferritin-like domain-containing protein codes for MIDVPDVGGNLLRAAQQCLAEADPLRKVALTQAYASAFRAGRLKVPADAPDAEPIRMPGRPPQLLMVHPREVPRRGLGGVEGRAAFIHAIAHIELNAIDLAWDAVYRFRGLPAAFHADWVSCADDESRHFMLLRERLLAHGHEYADFPAHNGLWEMCEKTAHDGLARMALVPRVLEARGLDVTPGMIDKLRNVGDGETADVLEVILREEVAHVAAGSRWFRWYCERAGVEPRARFKELLVEYAGGYLHGPFNLEARLLAGFDGDELANLIEQAG; via the coding sequence GTGATCGACGTGCCTGACGTCGGCGGCAATCTGCTGCGCGCCGCGCAGCAGTGCCTGGCCGAAGCCGATCCCCTGCGCAAGGTCGCACTGACCCAGGCCTACGCCAGTGCGTTCCGCGCCGGCCGGCTGAAGGTGCCGGCGGATGCGCCGGACGCCGAACCGATCCGCATGCCGGGCCGACCGCCGCAGCTGCTGATGGTGCATCCGCGCGAAGTGCCCCGGCGCGGCCTGGGCGGGGTGGAGGGGCGCGCGGCGTTCATCCATGCCATTGCCCATATCGAGCTCAATGCGATCGACCTGGCTTGGGACGCGGTGTACCGCTTTCGCGGTCTGCCGGCTGCATTCCATGCCGACTGGGTGAGCTGCGCCGACGACGAATCGCGGCACTTCATGCTGCTGCGCGAGCGCCTGCTGGCACACGGCCATGAGTACGCCGATTTCCCTGCGCATAACGGCCTGTGGGAAATGTGCGAGAAGACCGCACACGATGGTCTGGCACGCATGGCGCTGGTGCCGCGCGTGCTGGAAGCGCGCGGGCTGGACGTGACCCCGGGCATGATCGACAAGCTGCGCAATGTCGGTGACGGTGAAACCGCCGATGTGCTGGAAGTGATCCTGCGCGAGGAGGTTGCACACGTTGCTGCCGGTTCGCGCTGGTTCCGCTGGTACTGCGAGCGCGCCGGCGTCGAGCCACGTGCACGTTTCAAGGAATTGCTGGTTGAATATGCTGGTGGCTATCTGCACGGGCCGTTCAATCTCGAGGCCCGCCTGCTGGCCGGGTTCGATGGCGACGAGCTGGCCAATTTGATCGAACAGGCGGGTTGA
- a CDS encoding DUF2235 domain-containing protein, translated as MAPAQHSGETRADPGLLRIGLFFDGTRNNAHNLAQGHRQTPRPRPALLRADDDSTYQSRLTSSYDNGATNVARLHQLYPDSRRTPGSVPSLAIYVEGVGTRDDAEDDLIGLAFGIGASGVQAKVQRALQVLLPAALSALASQWRAPLHSVQLDLFGYSRGAASARDVANHLRGWDATRWRQLLLQAGLPCSTDFALPRPTLRFIGLFDTVVAVNGGRADEHPRIALPAGIAEAVLQLSARDEHRQHYALTTVAPTHPEIALPGVHANIGGGYDQVEEGPKLLSRPRRQQLRRPGVEDYQTPPLALLQATTAYAEAQADAERWRQQLGLNPKEVWVDVWHQWQQQRRAGSRSVLMSPVLYVTAAVVLHRRIDWRYQLVSLQVMQKHAIDAGVTWTADAAEVAGWELPGALQPIARRLIAGQPLTPTQEALLRRRYLMQSAHWNFDALGDTALTYTADAGVSELPYRPGPGLFYINRPTVDGRRVVLPNA; from the coding sequence ATGGCGCCAGCGCAGCACAGCGGTGAAACAAGGGCTGACCCGGGCCTGCTGCGGATCGGCCTGTTCTTCGACGGCACCCGCAACAACGCGCACAACCTGGCGCAGGGCCACCGGCAGACGCCGCGACCGCGCCCCGCCCTGCTCCGCGCCGATGATGATTCGACCTACCAGAGCCGGTTGACCAGCAGCTACGACAACGGTGCCACCAACGTCGCGCGCCTGCATCAGTTGTATCCGGACAGCCGGCGCACGCCCGGCAGCGTACCTTCGCTGGCGATCTATGTTGAAGGCGTCGGCACCCGCGATGATGCAGAGGACGACCTGATCGGTCTGGCTTTCGGGATTGGCGCCAGCGGCGTGCAGGCGAAGGTGCAGCGTGCATTGCAGGTGCTGCTGCCGGCGGCATTGTCGGCTCTTGCGTCGCAGTGGCGCGCGCCCCTGCACAGCGTGCAGCTGGATCTGTTCGGCTACTCGCGTGGCGCGGCCTCCGCGCGCGATGTGGCCAACCACCTGCGCGGGTGGGATGCCACGCGCTGGCGGCAGCTGCTGCTGCAGGCGGGGCTTCCGTGCAGCACCGACTTCGCCCTGCCGCGTCCGACGCTGCGCTTCATCGGCCTGTTCGATACGGTGGTCGCCGTCAACGGCGGCCGCGCCGACGAGCACCCCCGCATCGCGCTGCCCGCGGGCATCGCCGAGGCTGTGTTGCAGCTCAGCGCGCGCGATGAGCATCGCCAGCACTATGCGTTGACCACGGTGGCACCGACCCATCCCGAAATCGCACTGCCCGGTGTGCACGCCAACATCGGAGGTGGCTACGACCAGGTGGAGGAAGGGCCCAAGCTGCTCAGCCGGCCGCGACGGCAGCAGCTGCGCCGGCCCGGCGTGGAGGACTACCAGACGCCGCCACTGGCCCTGCTGCAGGCGACGACCGCCTACGCGGAAGCACAGGCCGACGCCGAACGCTGGCGGCAGCAGCTGGGGTTGAACCCGAAGGAAGTGTGGGTTGATGTCTGGCACCAGTGGCAGCAGCAGCGACGCGCGGGCAGCCGCAGCGTGCTGATGTCGCCGGTGCTGTATGTCACCGCTGCAGTGGTGCTGCACCGGCGCATCGATTGGCGCTATCAGCTGGTTTCGCTGCAGGTGATGCAGAAGCATGCCATCGATGCCGGCGTGACCTGGACCGCCGACGCCGCCGAAGTGGCGGGTTGGGAGTTGCCCGGCGCGCTGCAGCCGATCGCGCGCCGCCTGATCGCCGGCCAGCCACTGACCCCGACGCAGGAAGCGTTGCTGCGTCGCCGCTACCTGATGCAGTCCGCACACTGGAATTTCGACGCGTTGGGCGATACCGCCCTGACCTACACCGCCGACGCCGGTGTCAGCGAGTTGCCGTATCGCCCCGGGCCGGGGTTGTTCTACATCAACCGGCCAACGGTGGATGGCAGGCGCGTGGTGTTGCCGAACGCGTGA